The Phragmites australis chromosome 13, lpPhrAust1.1, whole genome shotgun sequence DNA window GGCTGTGAACATTGAAGAAACTGTAAACCATGATGAAGTTATGAGTGATGAAGAAGCAAACCCCCCTCATCCTGTTCCAGTCAGAGACATGTCGATGGAAAATGAGCTTGCCCATGAACTGACGGGGGATGCCTTAGATGACTATGATATTGATGTCAGCAAGGAAGGACAGGCTATTGCAGAGTACATGAGCTTATTGGAGTCCGCTGCTAGTTCTTGATGTGCAGTACTCTACTAGATCTCAAGCGTCAGAAGGAAAATACAGCTAGCCTCAAATTCACAGTTTACTTAGCAGGGTCGATTTGTACATAATGCTGCCCTTATGAATAATGGTGCCTGGAAATTTACTGTTGGGCCGAAGCCGTCTCTCTCATGGATCTAACTTTGTGTACTGATTCTGATTGCATACAGAATTTTAGGGATATCCGCCCTGCAAATTTCCTTTGTTTGCAAAATGCCATAGTATGCCTGACAGACGTGCAGGGGATGGTGAGAATCGTTTGTGGTGCTTTCAGAACTGAATCTTTAGTTGGACAGATCTGAAACTGTTTTATTGCAATTTCTAGTCGTCACAACTAAGAAATCCACCTTAAATTTAACCATTCAAAATTTAAAGGTCTGTTTTAAAATGGTTCCTACACGAGATATTCCGTCCAGAGTAGAAGTGTACAACACAGAAAGCATTGCAAACAagaaattcatttggaaaaaaaatatagtttgatACAATATACACAACGTACAATGACAGTTCAGGAGGTACTACACTCATATACAAACATGCAACAAGAATAGCAAATGGGTAAAATTAACAATGTACTAACTGAACAAACCGGAAGCGAGTGGCTTCACCACCCAAATCCATCGAAGGGCCTTACAAATTTTTGTACTCGAGAGGGAAAAGGAGGCAAATGGATGGACTCGATTAAGCGCAGGTGTAGCCCGGCGGGACGGCACATCCGCAGTTGACGAGCACCTCGAGCGCGATGGGCACGTACACGGAGAGGTCGAGCACCTTGGCCTTGATGGCGGTGCACAAGCACGCGGCCGCTGACAGGCCGGCGACGCCCTTCACGAGCGGGCAGCACTGCACGTTGGCATCGCCGATGTGCACCTCGTTCCCGAGGAGGTCCACGCACGCGCCGAGCTTCAGCGCGTCCATGGGGCACGTGTCCGAGGGCGGCGAGGGCGTGGGCGTCGGGGGCGACGGAGGCGGCGGGTACGCCTTCCGGCCTCCGTGGCGCACCTTCGGGCTGCCTCCACCGAGGACCGGTGGCAAGGGGAAAGGGATGCCGAGGACGGGTGGCACGGTGACTGGGCTGCCTCCACCGAGGACCGGTGGCAAGGGGAAAGGGGTGCCGAGGACGGGTGGCACGGTGACTGGGCTGCCTCCTCCGAGGACCGGCGGGACAGTTGCTCCACCTGCGAGCTGCGGCCGGCTGGTGGCTTGCGTGCGCGCGGAGGACGCCGGAGCAACCTGCCGCCTCCGGCTCCGGGTCAGAGCCAGAAAGTAGGGCGCCGCAGAGCAGGTACGGCCGTGCCGTCTATGGGGTGGCGTGGACCGTGCCATCCCTGGATCGTATGGGTGGACGTGTACGCATCCTGTTTTCGGGTGCCACGGAGCCAGTGGTGCAGCGGCTCGGTGCGGCAGGAACGTTGGACTCGGAGCGCCGGCAAGGGAGCAACGAGAGCCTGGGCCGGAACTAGAAAGCGGTGACGAGGGCGGCGAACCAACGGCATTGGTACGTGATCCTCCGTCGCGCTCGTGGAGTTAAACTTCATGGTGCCTCCTGTATTACTATTAGCAAACGTGTGAGAAATAATGAACCTTTTTTTTCGAGCAAAGAGAAATAATGTACTTATGAAAATTAAGATCGTTTATACTCTTTCCTCTTGGTATCAAGACAAGGCAACTCGTTACACACCCCAAGTTATATACAAACTGTACAGGTATAGAGTAACATATATAACAAATGTTGTGATTAACTACAGACGAAACGCAAGAAAAAGTTTGGCTTCTTATAATCAAGACAGACCCGGCTATGATCAATCCTATAACTTGCTGAATTAAGCTCCGTCCTGATTTGCGTATGTCATACAGCATGTGCTACGCGCAGCAGTGAAATAGTGTAAGAATGTACTCGTGACCAGATCCAAGCATTCCTTGAACGAACGAAATCATCTTTGCCCGTACCCTTGTCCATGGTCTTGTCCATGTTTACAGGAAGGATGTTAGGGCCTCCACGACTTTCTCTGGCCTGCAGAACATGCGACATGCGTGAAGGATCAGCAGAATGACGTATGAGGTCTAAACGTTTACTGCGTACAGTTCAAGAACATATCGACTAAGATTCGTGAAACTGTGTACGTAATTTTTGAAGTACGGGACGCAAATCAGCTGAACTCATTAAGCTCATAGAAATTATTACCAGTCCTCTTGAGGCATATGACCAGCTCCTTCTATTGGCTTCAATTTTACAAAGTCGAGATTACGTTTCTGGAATTCCTCAGCTATCGAGAGCGGTAAGTACTTATCAGATATTCCCCATGCCAGCAATATTGGTTTTTCCCAGCTGCACGAAGTCAAAAAGAATATTTCAGCCCAGGAAAGCGTTTTTACAGATTGCCTGTCtaagtacctttattatcattattgttttcacaTAATCTTTATAGTTGGATCTTGtgtgtttcatctctagcctactcCAACTTATTTGGGACAAAGGCTGTagttgatgttgttgatgttgatgttgtgTTCAGAATGAACTTTCTGATAGTGCTCTGCTGACTGATGAGTGATATTAGAGCTTACTACGAACTCCAAGCATGCGGATAATAAGTCATAATCTACCTGTTTTATTTAGACCGGAGGCTATATGCATAATAAATATGGGTGCTTGGTTGTTTGGATAAACTTACCTGTTGGATGAAAATCCAACTGAAATTCTACTTGAAACATCTTGCAGTTTGGCCTTCCTGGCAGCTTCAAGCAATGCTGAAAGAAAAGACACAAGAAATGAGATGTTAAGATTGCCAGTCAGTTGTAGCAACTGGAAACTCTGcaagctcaaaaaaaaaaaatctgcaatTGGATGACTATGTTTATTACTTTATTCAGAAAACATATGTTCATAGACAAGAAAAGATTAATGATTCTGAATATTAAACTATTACCTAAGTGATGCAAGGAATCCCACAAAAATTGCAGAAGTTAAAGGATGTAAGATGATATCTGGTATGTCATACTGGCGTATTCTTATTGAACAAAATAACAATTCCAATCGATGCTGTAATACTGAATGCCTTAAACCAGCGGCTTTAACATGTGTATTTCTCATTGTTACTCGTTGGATTTAACTCATTTAGCCTAGCTGACACATATAATTCGGTGACCCAAACATGCAAGCACGTAATCTATAATAAGCTAACTAAAACATCATAATTTTAGGGATTGTCAGTTTTTAAAACTTGTGTATTTCTATTTGTTATAGTTTTCTTCACGAAGGTTAAGGAAATATACTAGAACTTCTATAGAAAATACATACGCATATGCAAAATGGGAAACTAGGGGCCTTTTTGGCCAAAAAAAAGTGTTCATCACACTATTTTTGTGGCAAAGTATGACAAGCCACACATTTAGTGGTGTCCAAATTGGCCGCCACACATGTGGCAAGTTTTGGTGAGGAAATGCGCACTACTGCTAAGAAATTGAAGCATGCAGCAACCATGGCCAATTGGCCATGAACCAAATGCTGGCCAAAGTCAAAATTAAGTGTGGCTAAGTGTGGCAAACAAACCAAATACCTAATTAGTATACAAGAGATAAAGCGTGATAACTATAACTTGGGTAAGATAACTTTCAAAATAGCAGTGTAGCAAGGTCAATGCTTGAATCTAAACTTCGGAAAATATACCGTTATGAATTATTTTGAATATACACGATAGCATTCATTCAACTAAGATTGCATTTATGTAAATGCATGGCGTCAAGTGATTCAAAATAAGTAATTCATATATCTTGGATAAGTTCCTTTCATGGCTGGGAACAATACTCCAAACTGAATGCAAAGCTATGTAGAAGAAGTATTTGTATTTGGAAGTATATGACTTAGGACTCTGGACTTACAAAATCCAGGTGCACCACTGGATAAATATGGTAATCTGTACACATCAGCCTTCTCCGATTTCAGCATATAGCTGTCAAACAAGTTGAGGACAAAATGAAAAGTTTAAGCAAATGCGCAAAATGAACATCATGATACATATATAGTGGCAGGACTAGAATAGAGTAGCATCATATCGAGGAGCAAAGAAGCAAAGAGGCACAATGAACAGAGTTTCTAAGACAAGGATACATACGCGCTGCCTGCTTCAATGAATCTCTCAGCCAAAACAGCATTTTGGCACGTAAATTCACCAACAAGTGGCCACCTGTAACAAAAGATTCCCTCAGTTTAGTTACATAGGTAGAATATTGACTGCAAAAATGCAAGACGAACATCAACCATGACATAGGTGAAAGATATTGACTAGAACAAGGGTAATAATACACAGCACATTCGTGCTTAAACCAAACTATACAGGGAAAGATCAACAGCattacactaatgaagtaagTAAAGCAGATAACGTAATCATCCTTGACCTCAAgactttgtaatattttataaaGAGTAGAATATTGCAATTATAAACATCcaaaacaagaaagaagaaacaacAGAATATGAGCGCACATATGCATAACTATGTCGATGCAGATGCTGGAATTGTTTTCCATTATGGAAAACATGCATATCTATGTCTAATTTACTTGCAAAAGTTCATAGGACTGTATGCCTGAATTCACATCACCAATTCAAAAGGTTGAAGTCATGCATTTGAAATCTACAGAAGCATACAGTGATACAGGTTAAATCTATAAAGGAGAACAACTATGAGTGAGGAATCGAGGGAAACAGAAATAGCTCACCTTAGTTGCTGAAACAATCCTGGCAGTGGAGAAGAAACGGTAAGTGGACTGTTAAGGATCGCTAGCTTAAGAACTTTGCTTGGGTTCTTCAATGCCCATGTCAGCCCATAAGAACCTACAAGAAATCCCTACGATGAAATGAACAAAACAGTTCAGACTATCTATATGAGAAATGAGAGCAACTATGGACCAGGATTCCCTGAAAGTTCCAAGTTTGTACCTGGACAACTAAGAAGAATGGTTCAGTGATATTTAGAGTACCAAGAAGATCATCAAATGACTTGTGGAACTCCTCCTCTGCAAATGATACAATATATATGAGTCTTCAGCAAACACCTCTAATTTTATAGACATTTTCCTAACCTTTATAATCGAATCCATATCCAGGTTGTGGCATATCACTAAATCCAAATCCTATCCAGTCAGGAGCAAAGCAGTGGTAGCCAGCATCTGCCATCTAGTAAGTTCAACAGCTGCTTAGGGGATGAAATGATTGATTGAAACAAAAGCAGCAGTGTTATTAGTAATGTTACATTAAACTTGAGGTTCTTAAGCTTTTATAGAAATTGTCAACTATAATGCTCAAAAGCAAATCCTTTTTATTTCAATAGCCAATGAAAATGGAGCCATCTGGCTCCCGAAATGCAGTTGTCAAACTGTCTCGAGTACCATGCAAATAGTGCAAGGCTCTAAACTTTTTCTAATGAAAAAAAGGGATAATCTACATCGAAGAACCACATACAAATTTACTGACAATTGATAGTCACTTAAGCATATCTTCCTAATTAAAGAAGTGTAAAGAAATTTCCAGTACTAGCTATATTTACTGTTGAATAATGCACATTAACAACAACTAATTGCTGCATAAGTTAGATTTAGTCCAGTGAATGACAAGGTCAGTGAAGCTAACCTGAGACATAACATTGCGATAACTAAATGACTGAGTAGGGGCTCCGTGAATGAACACAATAGTCCCCCGTCGTGCATCAGATGAACCTACAATGTATCAACAAATACATGAGACCAACAATTGCATGAGTTTTGCTTATCCAGAGTTAATCATCCAAGAGGCTGCTGTTACAGTCCTTTGGTTCTTTTCGCTCAGCAATGCAACTGGTGGACGAATTGATACAGCACATACAGCTATAACAAATAGCAACTTTATAGCAGAAGCAGCATAGCACGTAGGGGTCATGTGGAAGCTTCACAGACGATGTGGGTTATATGACATTGGACAAAAATCAATATTGTCAAGGTCTCCAACAGTCTATCATCTTGTATCTGATTTGCATTCATCGAGTGAAATACCTTGTCGGTCGGACACTATGACAATACATATCCAaggttttcttttgttctttctAATCACATCATCTCATCAACTAAAAGATGAACAAGTAGTACCTGTTTCCCTCACGAACCATCGAAACTCCCCTGATCTCACATACGAGCCGTACTCCCTTCCCTTGTCTTCTATCCTCTGGACGCAACAAGTTGAGTCACTACTCACTGCTCCAATAGATACCGTTAACTGATCTCTAGTAACAAGGATCAAACACAAACTCAATTACTCAAGGAGGCGAAGCGAGGCGTGAGGCATTACGTAGAGCATCTGGCCGACATTGCCGTCTTCGGCGGGAACCGCGGGCAGCTGGATGGCGCTGCGGCTAGAGGGGTTGTCCGTCACGAACCCGAACGGATTGAATGCCGACTCGTCCTCGTCTGTCCCCCCCTCCGCCCTCCCACTCCCATCCTTGCTGCTCGCTGCGACTGTCGCATACCGGCCTCTATCTCTCGCTCCGCCCTGCAGCCGCCCACTCACAGCAGGGCTGAAGGCGCCACCGCACGAGGGGAAGGCAACGCCGTTACTGTTTCTGGAAGCGGCGGGgatggaggggaggaggaggaagagtggggtggagggggaggaggtcgTGCAGGGGCATGAGCAcgacatggcggcggcggccggtggGTCGCTACGCTGCGTTGGTGGTGCTCGGGTGGTCGTGGATTCCGTCGAAGTGTGGCCGTGAAGGAAGCGAGGCGCTTCGGGTGGCGCAGGCGCGCAGCGGCGTCGAGCCACGCGACGGAAGATTCCGTGGATTGGTGTGGGGTCGGCCAGTTCCTTCTTCCTGTGGCTGTGGCCTGAGGAATAGAAAATTCTGCGCACACGTTTATCTCAGCCATCTTTTCTTTCCCTGGATATTTATCTATTTCTGAGATCCTTTTCATTTACCTTTGATTTTTTACCTGCTCCTCTAACATAAATCCCAATGTAAATAAATAATTCTAATAAATTTTATTTGTGCAAGGCCATATGAAAATTTTCTACAGTCGTACCCGATGAACAACTATTGTACGTTGATAAGTCCCAAACAAGGAGGGGTCTACATGTGAGATATATATAGGTACGTTTGGTTGCATGGCTGAAGGAGTTTTACTTGGTTTTGAGTGTGTTGGAGAGTTGCATTTTAATCTATTCGTCTTAAAATAGATTGTATTTTAGTCTCttctataatatttaaaatatataatattttataattttgaaataattttagttCAAGTTCTTTAAGTCTTATATCTCTGTTAAGTAGCTTTCTtactaataatattaaaaatgtgtaatatgattattttattttttcttaaatttatatttaatccATAATAAGACGGAAGGAGTACTTGTTTGGTTGGAGTCCTCGTTTGCTGCCTGGCACAGGCAGCTCGTCCAGGCCCAGCGTCCAAAATCAATGTCTAATCGTGTGTTAATAGGCGTCGTCGACCTCTAATCGCGTATTGTGGGCCCCGGGTCTCCACCGTCCTCGTggcctgcaggctgcagcagcCAGCGGCTCCGCCATCGTCGATTTGGTCACGCACCGCCCCGCCGCTACCGTCGCACACCGACCTGCAAAGCTAAGCTGGCCATCTCAAAGGATGAAGTTCAGATCGATGTAGTAGAGCTCTCCAAGGAGCGGATTAGGAACTCGAATCGATGACCTGGCTTTAAGCAGAGAGCGGATTAGCAGCTTGAAACAACTTGAGACAAGGATTGATTTAGGAAAACAGTGCGCTGCTTTCATGAATCTCTATGGTATAAAACATAAGTGGATTTTAATCTCTCCcgtttaataaatttttttaaaatttaaattatttttttatttttattatttatcctCATTCTTCAACATCCATATCTCATTGCTCGCTACggatataaaatatattttactaataaaaataaataaaaaattatgacaaAAATTAATGAATAATCTCATCATATTTTTTCGGatcccatctaaaatcaaactacgatatcATTCTTGACGGATTTATTCGACGATGATcccatatcatattcatatcttCATATATTGAGTTTGTGCTTGAGATTATCacgttcaatatttatatttttcttgtaacTTACGATTACTTAGCTATTACTTCTTCTGAccataaatatttatcacttTGATTATGCTCtcgtcaaatttttaaaattttgccgttaataactttcaaaatatttagttcaaaaatataaaaattatatatatgtaggtttatcttgaaaaatatttttataatcttAAATCTGTATTAGGTATTAAAACTATATCTAATAGAAATTAATGATTAAAGTTGCATATAGAAAACCATAAAAATCAAAATCGGTAAGTATTTATAAGCAGAGGAGTACGTTATTAATCTTTTCTAGTTTCTCAGGCGCAGCCTTACAACCAAACGCTCCAATCCATACGTAAATCGGGATACGTACGCTGTAAGCACGGCTACCCTTTTACACGCTCACCAACGTAACACCCGCGCTTTGACGAGATCAaacctcctcctcccagcgcaCGCGCGGCCCCTCGATCGATCGTCTGCAGCTCTGCACCGCAGGACCACCAGCCCGGCCGCGCGCACCGCCCCGGAGAGCATGGCTTCGCCGGACCACCTCTTCAGCCTCCGGAACAGGTTCTACATCGGCGCGTACCACGCCGCCATCACCAGCAGCCAGTCCGTCCCCGCGCACGCCCTCTCCCCTGACGAGCTCGTCGAGCGCGACGCCCTCCTCTACCGCTCCTACGTCGCCATCGGCTCCCACCAGGTTCATGCGCACGGCCTCCTCCTGTCGGTCGTCACTCCCGCGGTACTCTGGCACGTTCGACTTTGATTTTCTATCGGAGCTTGACGTGGCACCTTTACCCCCTATTGGCACTAACCCTCTTGCAGGGTCTCCACCTAGTGCCGGCCTCGATGCCCCTGTTGGCCTTGTGCCTCAGGCTGCTGCCAGCAGAGTCGGTACTGCACAGGAGCTCTCTGGTGGCGCGGCTGTGGGCGCTCCTGTGCCCCTGGCCATCTCCATGCGCGGTCGGGCTGCCAGTCCGCGTGGCCAGCACATGACGGCCTTCATGGGCCGTTTGCTCCTGCCGGGCCTGAGGAGGCTCCGTCCCCTGCTGCTGTGGTGGCACCGCATCTGGGTCTAGTACTACTGGCCACAGCTAGCCCACTGCTGCCTCCTCCGCTGGTTCACTCCTGGGCCAACTGCAGTCGTTGGGCTACTTGCAGCACCGGCAGGGGGCGCTGTAGCCGCGCCTACTCCTGCACCACAACGTCCAGCGTCTGTGTTCCTATTGCACCTGTAACTAATGATCATGGCATGGTTACATAGGGCAAAGCCGAGTTTAGTCAGCCATGAACACGCATGAATCTCCATGCTGGTGTCCTATCACCGCTACCCAAGACCTATCAGGGTGCTTTGGCTGACCCCAACGAGCATGATGCTATGATTGAAGAGTTCACAGATTTGTAGGCTAATTATACTTGGAACCTTATGCCTCGTCCTGTCGCCAACATTGTGGCTAGAAAATGGTATTTTGTCACAAGTTATCTCCCACTAACAACCTCAAGCGTTACAAGGCGTGCTGGGTTCTTCATGGTTTCACCTAACATCCTAGCATTGACTTTGATGAGATCTTCCGCTCAGTCGTTAAGCCTGTTACCATCAGAACAGTTCTCACTATCGTTCTCCCAGGATTGACATGTTCATCAGCTTGATATGAAGAACACATTCTTCCATGGCACACTTACCGAGATAGTATATCGTGTGCAACCCTCTGGTTTTGTGAATCCAGCCAAGCCAGATCACGTATGTCAGCTGAACAAGTCATTGTATGGAGTCAAGCAGGCTCTTCGTGCGTGGTACAGTCGGTTTGCATCCTTTATTCTCTCTATTAGGTTTATTGGTGCTAAGTCCGACTCTTCATTATTCATATTTCACTATAGCAGTGACATAGTTTATTTGTtactttatgttgatgatattgtgcTTACTACTTCTTCTGAAGCTCTCCTTCGTCAGATTATCAGCGTTCTTTAGCATGAGTTTTCTATGAAGGAACCGAGACCCTTGTATcactttcttggcctttctgtCAGTCGATGTGATGGTGGTCTCTTTCTCAGTCAGTGGTAGTATATATTGGATATTCTTAGCCGGGCAAATATGAGTGACTGCAAACCATGCTCAACTCCTGTTGATACCAATGCAAAGCTTGCTTCAGATGCTGGTCCTCCCGTGGCTGATCCTATACATTGTCGTGGTTTAGCTGGTGCTCTATAGTATATCTCTTTCACCTGACCAGATATTGTATATGTTGTGCAGCAAGTTTATCTTCATATGCACGACCCTCCAGAGCCTCACTTTGCTCTGGTGAACAAATTC harbors:
- the LOC133888494 gene encoding 36.4 kDa proline-rich protein-like, with the protein product MARSTPPHRRHGRTCSAAPYFLALTRSRRRQVAPASSARTQATSRPQLAGGATVPPVLGGGSPVTVPPVLGTPFPLPPVLGGGSPVTVPPVLGIPFPLPPVLGGGSPKVRHGGRKAYPPPPSPPTPTPSPPSDTCPMDALKLGACVDLLGNEVHIGDANVQCCPLVKGVAGLSAAACLCTAIKAKVLDLSVYVPIALEVLVNCGCAVPPGYTCA
- the LOC133888493 gene encoding uncharacterized protein LOC133888493; translated protein: MSCSCPCTTSSPSTPLFLLLPSIPAASRNSNGVAFPSCGGAFSPAVSGRLQGGARDRGRYATVAASSKDGSGRAEGGTDEDESAFNPFGFVTDNPSSRSAIQLPAVPAEDGNVGQMLYRIEDKGREYGSYVRSGEFRWFVRETGSSDARRGTIVFIHGAPTQSFSYRNVMSQMADAGYHCFAPDWIGFGFSDMPQPGYGFDYKEEEFHKSFDDLLGTLNITEPFFLVVQGFLVGSYGLTWALKNPSKVLKLAILNSPLTVSSPLPGLFQQLRWPLVGEFTCQNAVLAERFIEAGSAYMLKSEKADVYRLPYLSSGAPGFSLLEAARKAKLQDVSSRISVGFSSNSWEKPILLAWGISDKYLPLSIAEEFQKRNLDFVKLKPIEGAGHMPQEDWPEKVVEALTSFL